The following nucleotide sequence is from Gammaproteobacteria bacterium.
CACAATTCCGAAAACTCCGATAGTTTGATCACGACCGGAACAAAGTTGCGTGGTTTTCATGATGATTCGGCGGAAAATACGAGCGGGTGATGCGCCGGTGTGCCATTCCACCGCGCCTGGGGGTGCAACCACATGTCTATGAAACCTTCTGAGGAGCGCTACTGCTGGGCGCCCTTCATGGGTGGGGTTACTCTCGGTCTACTCATGATCCTCACCTTCGTCATTTCCGGGCGCGGCATTGGAATCAGCGGCGGACTCACGCGTGTCGCGGCCTGGATGCAGGGTCTGATCTCCCCGGAATTGACTGCGAAAAGCGAGTATTTCGCGAAATACTTCG
It contains:
- a CDS encoding YeeE/YedE family protein; the encoded protein is MKPSEERYCWAPFMGGVTLGLLMILTFVISGRGIGISGGLTRVAAWMQGLISPELTAKSEYFAKYFADQANPLDDFLVYMLAGTLVGSFVAALTGRDLRVEIL